The Falco cherrug isolate bFalChe1 chromosome 3, bFalChe1.pri, whole genome shotgun sequence genome segment ATCAGCTGAGAGGatccatgtttttttcagtctcgCCAGTTACTGTTGTCAGCAAAAAATCTGTTAAGAGCCAGAGGAAAGATGCAGATTTGTACGGCAACAGTACATTAACAACCATTAGTAAAAGTGGAAGAGGTTTTTGTGGTAGGCCTAAAGGCTCTGATTCTGCTGATAAGTCTGGATATAATTTGAGCATTGtgaaatttcttccttacttAAAGGCCTAGGAAATTACACATATAGGAAAGTAATGCTTTCTCAAAGcggtaaaataaaaaacatgaaaCCTAAGTACAGTCTTAATTTGTCACATTTACAAATATGCGCCACTACCTTTATTTTTAGTCAGTGTCTTTCCTTTAGCCAGAATAAAGAATGAACAGCATGAAAAGACTTCATGAATATTTTGCTTCTCATCATAATTCTGTCTCTTACTGTGTTCTATTCAAATTCTGATCTGAGTAATTGTTAATTTCCATAAGCACTCTGTGAGTGATCTCCTGTAGTGAGGTACTTGGTTTCATACTTACATTAAATTTTCGCTGCGTTTTGCATACAGAGAACTGAAGGATgagagttttttttaaaaaaaaaaataaccaaccacaaacaaaacaaaccaacgACCCTCCCCAAAACCCACTTAGCTGGATACATTTGTAATTATTAACCTGGCAAAACATAATTCCATATTATGTGTTTCCATATTCTACCAATCTGTAAAGACAGCCCCAGGAGTTGAGTAACACTGCTGAAGAGTGCTGTACAATGTTCGGGCTAAGGCTGGTTTCATCCCAGGAGCTCTGCCAGGTTCCAGAGGCAAAGCATTTGTGTCCTCATTTTCCAGGGtggcttttctgtgcttttgcaaTGGCattgtcttttttcctctgtgtgctTGCCCATCTTGCCCACTGTAGATGTGCACCAATTTGTTGTAGGTGTGGTCTGTCCTgttagcttaaaaaaattatatgtaatATCTCATTCTATGAATCACTGTCTGTTGTTTAGCAGCTTTTGGTGGGGTGTTTtaggttgttttttggggtgggggagaggaatTGGTGGATGCAATGCTGTGTAGGAATTTTACAGATCATTCTCATACTCAGATAAGATGCAATAGCATTTGCCAGGCCAGTCTGTATCATTGTTAATATTGAAAATGCTTATATAGTTGATATTTTTGACCTTTTTTGATATCTGTAAGTCAGACTCTTCAGATACCTGGACATTTCTTCTAAAATCTCTTGTTAGAGCATGCCATGTACTTGTTTAAACACAATGTCAGATTAGCATAGCAGTGGATTATttgatataaattaaaaaataacaaacccaACGAGCatggcaaaaatgaaaatggctgTGCCTCATGTTAATGCTGTTCTCTTTTAAAgaggttttctgcttttgcataaGAAGTCGTAGTCTGGTTTGTATGATGTATCAGGAGTTCCTGCTCAGCCAGTATGTGTTATTTCCCTGAATGAGATTTTATAAAATACCGGGTATTCCTGATTGTTTGCCTAACTTAGCAAAGGGTTGACTGCTTTCTTCTTGGTTGTAATCTGTACATCAGGATTAAATAGCAGGAGTGCCAGAGGTGACTGCAGAGTCCAAAGGCTAGGGCAGAAGCCACAGCTATTATATCTATACTCTTGTCATGACTAAACTACTCACAGAAGTAGGTTTAATAGGGGGGTTGTGTGTGTTCTTACAACATGttttaattctggttttttGAGTCCATGGCTACACAGCCACCTTGATCGCTTTGTCTGCAGTGCAGGGCATCTTCCTCCATCTCTCAGCCTTCCTTGTGCTTGCCCTGACACTTGCATGGCTGCACAGAGAGCCAGGCTGTGTGGAACTGACGGGGCTTTAAGAAAAAGCTCTTCTGTTTGTCTTCCAGTAGATCAgtttcctttcagcagcaacacagcagcacagatttCAGTTGGATTAAAGTCAGCATGTAACCATGATTTGACCTGTCATCCGAGTACACCACTGGGTGTGggaaatagatttttctttttctaaggtttgctcttatttctgttttcctttcatcccTTGAAAGAAGGGCTCATATCTGAGGGTGACCGTTTAGACACAAAGGGCCAAGTTCAGCAAAGTGGACTCCAGTGGTGTGATGTCCCGTACAGCATATCTATCCTGTGGAATTCCGAAGTATGTATGTGCTAGGAAGATCTTTTTTGCTTACAAGTTCCATCACTGAGAATTTATGTGTTGGCTTCCTTCAGCATATAAGCTTTTATTTGGCCCTAACTCTCAAGCAAACAATGTACCAGCATCTGGGTGTGGATGACCTGATAAACCTTCTTCAAATGTGAAGGTGGTGTTGTATACCAAAAAAActtattcattctttttctaCCTTCTTTAATGTGTATTAGCATAATTAGAAGACAGATTTGCTTTAAcactctcttcccctcccccccccccccccgccccccccattGCAACAGGCTGGGCAAGTTCTTATTTGCATCTATAAAATATGCTTGGGAAAGATGATAATGATCTTTGCTTTAAGTGCAGTGCTCACAAACACTCAGAGCCTCcagacaaatttatttttatgtcaaaaAAATAGTTAGCTAACTATTTTATAGTAAATGTTACCAATCAGTATGCAAACTGCCTATgaattttttaagaattatttcaaatgttaaaatattctgaTACTTAATACATAACTTAATATATTTTAACGTACAAATGGCTAAAATAGCAGCTCCCTTATTATGTTAATATGGCTTAGGAGTTAATGGACAGATTCTGTAAATGCTGAGCCTGATATTACTGTGTCTTGACAAAAGTTGGAGCATTCATTGTGGAAGGtattgctgtttgtgtttttggGACTGGGCTCTAAACAAGGTGTTCTGAAACCCATTGTTTAAAATTGtgtggggtttcttttgttgttcCCTGCTGCAGGTGTGATGGACAGGTAGCACAAAATTTCACTTTGATATCAGGGAATCAGAATGACTGAGTGCTTCCTGCCTCCCACTAGCAGCCCCAGTGAACACCGTCGAGTAGAACACAGTGGGGGTCTTGCTCGTACTCCCAGCTCTGAAGAAATAAGTCCTACAAAATTCCCTGGATTGTACCGCACCGGTGAGCCTTCACCACCTCATGACAGCTTGCATGAGCCTCCAGATATAGTATCTGATGATGAAAAGGAgcatgggaagaagaaaggaaaatttaagaagaaagaaaaaagaagtgagtAGGCAACTTCTCTTATTTCGTGCttataatttctctttctctcttgctttctctctcaaaaTTTCTTAGTATTCCCAATGGGGTTTTTTAGGCTTGTTTATGTGTGAAGGAAGTTAACTTGTACAAACAGGTTTTGTGCCATACCTGTGTCTCTTCCAGAAACCCCACACCTTAACCAAAAAATTGACTTGTTTTTTATTGCGAAGATACAGGTGCCAAGCAGGTGCCCAGAATTACTCATaaacatgtttgtttaaaaCCTTTAACGATGCATTGCTAATTGACTGCCACTGTGTTCTTCTAATCTCATTATCTGATCACATTCTAGGTGGAGGTTTTTAAGTGTATTTCCAAATAGATGCTTTTTGAAATTGTAGCTGAGGTGCTATCTAAAACAAAACTCTTAAGTTTGACCTGAATTTTGTACTTTCAAATTTGGAAGAGTTAGTTTCAACAGCTTTAACCTTTTCCCCTTATATCTTCAGTGTTCAGAGTTTGCAGTTGTGTACCATCTCAAGTTTTCATGTGCACACTGCACCATTATTTGCGGAGTAATAAAATCTGTGTCCTTTTTTTGGTCTAGCTTCTCAGTCTACTCTGATGATGCAGTTTCCTCTAGCAGTGCCAAAGTATTGCAGAGTTCAAAAACATGCAAGCCAGCATCGAGATCTGAATTTATTAGAACCGACTAGAGTAAAGGTTAGAGGAGAGTAAAGCTTTGGCTATAGAACCCATCCTTTCTCAGTGTACCAGTGTCCAGAATGgaagttttcatttgaaaagtgCACTGTTCCTCCAGATCAACAGAAGATCAATCTTACTTCCTGTCTTTAGATTTGTGCAGAAGATTTTAGAAACATGAGAGTTTTTATTCGATAGAATTTTTCTAcatattctgaaagaaaaaagtacttgAAAATACTAAGCTGATAGTGAGCACTCTCAGTACCGGAAAGATCCTTACTGTGCAGGTCTCTGAAACCTAAATATCACAGCCCAAATGCTAGTACTTTTTTAACTGACATTGTTTTAGCAAAATGTTGAAATAACGTTCCTCTTTTACAATGACTCTTGTTTTTTGCCTGGAAGCTCTGGGTGCCAGTGTACCCTGGCTTCTTCTTACATGTGAAATTTGGAAGATCAGCACACAGTATTCTGTCAGAATGAATATGGTGACTATTTGTAATGTGCATGCACGTATTtgaataattactttttaagaaTTTACTGTCACTGCACTGCTTTTAATCAAACCAGTTTCCTGGAACGCAGGCATTGTTTCTCCCACAGTTTAGAAGGACTATTATTTTATCTAAAGGCTTTGTGCCTAAGGAATACTGTAACTCAAAAATATATTATCCTCAAGTTAAAACCAACAGTTTAAATTCCTACAGGTTTTAAGAAAAGTGACAACTTAATACAGATTATTGGATCGGTGGTGAAAATTTGGTATTGATTGGATAGGTCTAAATTCAGGCTATTAGTAGTTGGAGTTCTTGCAAATCGGCTTTCTGTTACAACTCTGCATCAGACACCTCTAAATTTGGAATTGCTAGAGGTCAGCATTATACGTAGTGGGGGTTTCTTTATGGTGTAATTCAGCATGTCTCATGGTGGTAGTCTAACTGAaggctgaagaggaaaaatgcttCTTCAGCAAATACATGCAGGTCTGTGCACACTAGCACTGtaactgctttcttctgcaaggTTTACAACACGTTTTATAGCTGATGTAAAGCAATTTTTGTGACTTAGAAGAAGCttgaaatgtatgaaaaatcctcaaaaacacaaacatgcaaaaattaggaaaaatcaAATTCTCTTGCAGCTGTAATGTAAAAAGCATTCATAATTTCTCAGTCTTAATATAAGTATGTCATATAATTGCCAGTCAGATGTAAGTGTAAGTTAACATACAAAGCTTTCAGTACATCTCATACAGTCCATGAACGGTTGTTATCGTAAGTATGCCCTGAACAGACTACTTATGTAAATGACAAAGGTTCTTTACACTTTCCTAACACGGTTGATTTTTAAGAGTTCCCCTTCcaactttgcttttcattcttttgattcttcagtttcttccatcttttaaattctgttgcATGTTCAGATTGtttcttttcacctttctgGCTCCCTGCTTTGGTTTTGGACAATGGACAACCTGCTGTGGTCATGTAGTTTGAAGTTTCAACAAATACCATTGAACATTTCAATGAGAGAAAGACAAGTGCTGACATTAAATTACGACAGAGTGAATGTTTGTTGAACTTAAAATATTAGTGAATTAATGATAAGGTCATCCAAACTACTGAAACTGTGTATAACTTTAGTCCTACAATGATTTGGGGGTATTTTGATAATACTTTAAATGTAAACTTCAGAAATGCTTGAAGAGCAGGAGGGTATGTGGAGACAGGAAGGATAAATATCCCAAGATTactcatttcagtttttttcagataaatccTGTTTGCGTGAGAAATGCACTTAGCTTCAGTATTATTATCTATAtcaaaaaaagcatctttgtgTGCTAGCAAGGGaccttttttcctgtgtggttAATACAATGATTCAATATTTTCCGTGTTAATGGCAATAACCTAATAATGCATAACATTTATTCTGGGGAAAGAGtcctaaaaatgttttggagacgatagaaaattaaatgtaatgttgttgttttgtgtggcctgtcagctgctggaaaaactTTTCAGCGACTAATTTCTGCTCTCCATTCCTCTGTGATAGACTGAGTGTTGGTTAGCTGCAGAGTGAGTTAGATCAGGGGACTTAGTAGggattaaaattttctttttacttcgATAGTTTTAACTCAGATCTGTTCCCTGACTCAAAATATCCCTTGCCACAGTACAAATTCTTCCATGGACAGCAGGAGAGCAAAAAtagatctttttttaaacagtaatgGTTTATATGAGACCGTGGCCAgtataattgatttttaaaaattaatgtttaacCACCTGTCAGTAATCACATGTTGATAAAGTCACAAAATATGCAGttccttgaaaaagaaaaaggttataAGAAATACTTGAGGAAAAAGCTATTCTATCCATTAAAACCTCTGTAGATAGAGAGTCTGTATGTGGTAGATCTTACTCTGCTTATTCATTTTACTTGGAAGATTGATTCCGTTGGGCAGGATGGGTTCAGTATGCAgctaggatttttttgtttagaataatttttctttttataattctTAGGAAAATGGAGAAGTGGTTGAATTGTAAACAAAGCTATCTTGTGAAAGGACAGTAATATCATGGGTATGAACTCGTCTGaaattttcaggaaatatttttgaaggtCAAATTCCTGTTGTATTGGGCAGAGGGTCCTGTTGATGTAGGTGAGGGCTGAAGTATTCCAGCTGTTAAATGGTGACCTGCTCTGAACAATCTTTGGTCCAAATGGGGTGTTAACCTTCTTCCTCTGAGTTGCTGAGTTGAGGTTCTAGTGATCTGCAGCTCTCTGCCAGGTACTACCAGGTGGAAGAGCCAGCCTATTCTCCCCTGTCATCTTAAGggatttttctccaaaataatttctgctcaTGAATATGGACATGCAGCAACCATACAAAAGCTCTAACGATATTCCCAGCTGTTCCAGGTAGAGCGATGACATTGTAAGTTGTCTCTGTGCTTATGATCCTTCAGTTCTGCGCAGAGTGCTAATGGAGATGGATTCTACAGTAGGAGTGGATACTGCACATCTCTAGGAGTCTGTCAGAAACTGTAAGGAGGCCATTGTCATCCTAGAAGATAATCAAGTAGCTGCTGTTGCAgccaaaacattatttttactgatCTGGTGTGTAGGGAAACTCTGAATACAGTTTCCAGATCTACAGAATAAGAAGTTAGTAGAATTTTCAACCCGTGATAAATTAAAGGCTCTTCATACCAAGGTTTATCTTTCTGTGTTGCTACATCCTATTCTGCTGACTTAGCAAAGTACcatttgcaaacagtttaaAAGTCTACCTTTCAATGCCAGTAATTAtcttaaatcaaaataaagcaaGGCAAAATTCATATTTCAACTTAATTTGCTCTCCTTGCATAGCACTGTGGGCTAATCTGAATGCAGAATTTGTTTGGGAGTGCTGTGCTGACATCAGCGAGTTGAACGTATATTAAAAGCAAACTGGTCTAAATGAAAGTTGGATAGTAAGCGTTGGTAGTGCCTGTAAGTTTGAAGTTTCTGTTAATAACAACAATACATTTTGTGGGtgaggagagaaaacagaagccaTCTACCCAAGCTCATTCTGCATCCCTGTGTGTCttactgttttatttagaaatggtATACAAGCTGATGGCAATCCCTCTGACAAATTGAAATTAGACAACTAATGCTAGCATTGCACATCGGTCCATATAGTCGTATTTGACCTACTAATTCTTCCATATATTAAAGCAatccatgttttctttcagtgaattAATTACAGATGCATGCAGATTTCCCCAGTGAGCCAAAATTAGGTATAGAGGTATAAATGACTTAAAAACTCATTAGAGACTTGCTGTCAAAATGTATCTTTTAGGTTTGATAAGCGGCAACTCTACATAATACAACGCTTTGTGTTAACAATAAATACTATATTACGCATTTATAGCTTCATTGTAGGAGTGCAGGAGAAGTGTTCCCAAGGATGCAGACTGATAGAAACAGTGGCCTCGCTGCACAACAAAGCTTTTAAGCCTGTAAGTTAGATTTTTCCAGAGTAATgctggaattttttaaaattatttttgaaagaagtttCCATAATTTTCAGTAAGATAAGGGCTACATTTGCAGCATCACATCTAAAATAACTGCAGTTAAGGCATGCTTGTGGGGAGGTCTAACAATGTCCGAGCATGGAACTGGCAGATAGTCCAGTTGTTGCGGTGGTGGAACTGGAGTATTTATTAAATCAGTACTAGTCTCATATAGGTGCAGGAAAACTTCATTGACATACATTAGTGATGGGGGAAAAGACTATTAGTACTAGAAGTCTTAAGGAAACAGTGGATAGAGATACCAGTTTACTAACTGTAGGTAATACTTCTTTCCACATTAAAATTACCTGATCTGTCAAGTGCTTTTGATAATTTGTGTTCTGTATGAATTTAGGTTGTATATGTTTCAATATATTGTATCACCGGTGAAAGGGATACAGTAATTTTATTCCTAGAAGTATGGTAAAGAAAATGAGGCTACTGTGAGAGAGATGCAAATCCTATCTTGGTATGGGTGGGAGATTCTCAGTGAATCTGTAATTAGTATATATTTCTAAACTTTGTTGACTTAACGTCACTGAGACAAATTAACGTAGGCTGGGTTTGTATTTAACTTGCTCCTTCATGTCTTCTCACGAAGTCAAGAAATACCAGTTTCAGTAATGTGCTGTTGCTGGTGTCACGTTACCACAGATGTAGAAAGGCACCGAGGTTTGTGTTGCAACGTGGAGTATTGAGACATGCAAGGCAGGTGCTTTGCTGGTGGCACTGACCTCCAAGCTTGGGTCCCCTGTGCTGACCCAGGGGACATGCGAATGCTTTTCCATGGGTGGGGGGGAACCCTGCGCTGTTCGGCTGGGAGCTGTTACAGCTGCCCAGCAGGACAGATCGAGGGCAGGCTGGCCTGGGCTCTGGCTGGTGAGGGTCTGCCATTCTGTTTGGAAGTTACACCTGTGAAGCCCATCTTGAAGCTCGGTGCCAGCCCCACCTCGTTCTCACAGAACACGGTGGTGGTGTGTGCTCCTCCGTCGTCCTGTGGCTGGCGCACCAGCAGGTCTTCCTGTATCGGAGTGAGATCTGAATCCTTAGTTTATGTGCTGCAGGTTTCCTTGCCCATTTAGGTTATAAAAAGAGTGAACGATAGTGTAGCCGGTAAGCTGGGAGGATGAGACCCGGTTGCTGGTTGTCCTCCagttaatttttgcatttttatattaaaattcaCTTGGACAGGAACAGTGCTACGGTCTTTCGCTGTCTTCTATGAACGGTGCATGTTTGGTAGTCCTAGGGAAGAGTCTGTGATAGGAAGGGTGACGTGGTCAAACCATTTTCGTTACTTTATGCCAGTTCCATGCTTTAATAcatttcttgtatttatttgacTATTAAAAGCAGTCTTCTACAGAGCAGCCACAGAGGCTTCAAAATACAGACAGCTCCTTGGATGTGCTGAAATAATGCTGAGAAACTCTGCAGCTTAGTATAGTTCATGGTTGGAAGAACAAAAGACTGAATGTCCCCTTGTTCTTTTGCATAAGATCTTTCACCTGTAAAAATTACAGCCTCTAATCTCATCTGCGATGCTCTCCCTTGTAATCTAAGGGAGTAATTTTCTACCACCCAAAACTATTCGCTCCAGAAGATCACTTGGCTGTCGGCATGCTTTCTCACTTGGGCAGAGGCACTGCCTGTAGGTAGTGGAAGAGCCTCAAAGGATCAAGAGCTTGCTGCCCACTGCCTTGGGGGACCTGACTGGTGCAAATGGCATGTAAAATGTCATCTTTGTTGGCCAGGTTTCAGATAAAATCACAATGAATTGACttgttgttgggtttggatgtgggttgttttttgttggtgtgggtttttttgtaaccCACCTTTAAAGATGTTCTTGTTCTTGCCTGAAGGATAGGCAGGGCTAGCTGCAGAGGCATAGTTAATAAAAGCACTTGGTGCATGTTTTAGTCAGCACTTggtgttttgctgctgaaacGGTGCACTCCATCCATGGACTTGTTTGAAGCTTTCACATAAGCTTTTTAAGGCAAATACACGCCTTTGCTGACAGGTATTGTGCTAGTGGTACTGGAATTGTTTTATTCGTCTAAAGGAAAAGTAAGTGTGCttggcctttttttccccctgtattaTATTTGAGGCGGAAACTTTATTAACTTCATACTTACCTTAAAATTTGTAATATTCTGGAAAGGGATTGGGGAGTTAAGTGGCTGAAATTTAGTTTGTTCTTAATAGAAGTTTGTTGGACTTAACTTGTGTGCAGTAGATGATCCTTAACAGCGACTCTTATACTGTTGATTACAGGAACATAGAGAAGTTGCCAGacagttgtttttattttgcatttccttgaCTGTTAGATGGGAAACTAGCCCATAAGATGGACATTGCCATTATGAGTAAGTATATAAAGAATTAATTGTTTAGATCGTTCAGGAGCTGTGTGGCATATCTTTGGTGTGGTTATACAACCTTGATTTAATCCTTGTCGACTTAATTGTGTAAATAAAATCTTCTGAAGAGTCAGGCAGgcactattttttatttgtgttgcttcttctctctgctccttACATACTACTTCTTGTTCTCTCCTTGTTATAATATGCTGTCTAGAAACTAAACAGGCTTACAGCTGTCCTCTTGCCTTCTCCTCCTTTGCCTAATAGCGGAAGGTTATGCTGCATTTCAAGAGGACAGTTCTGGTGACGAAGCTGAAAGTCCTTCAAAGTTAAAGCGGTCCAAGGGAATACATGTCTTCAAGAAACccagcttttccaaaaaaaaggaaaaggattttaaaataaaagagaaaccCAAAGATGAAAAACACAAGGAAGACAAACATAAGGAGAAGAAGTCAAAAGACTTAACTGCAGCAGATGTTGTAAAACAgtggaaagagaagaagaaaaagaaaaagccaattCAGGAGACAGAGATACCTCAAGTGGATGTTCCAAGTCATAGACCCGTGTTTGGCATTCCTTTGTCTGATGCAGTAGACAGGACCATGATGTACGATGGCATCCGCCTGCCAGCAGTTTTCCGTGAATGTATAGATTACGTAGAGAAGTATGGCATGAAATGTGAAGGCATCTACAGAGTTTCAGGTACTCTGGGCACACTGACATGCAGGTTCCTAAGGTCTTTACTTGCAATTTTCATATTGTTTAGCATTTTCATCACATAGGGACTCTGTTTATAGctgcattaattttaattatccAAAAGGTAATCTGGTAGCTAAAGTTAAACCCGTAAGTCTGAAGTACCAGAAAAATTGCTAATATGGTGGTTCTGCTTAATGGCAGTAAAAATACACTTGTTTTGTGATAGGATGGCAAGGATGAATAAAATGTGTTAGTATGTCCAGCTTGtgtttttttacttctgcattAGAAATACAGTGCTAGTTGACTGCAAAAGCAAAGATACGATTTTTATTACTTAAGCTTCCCCCTAAGTTGCTTATTCCAGTTAATTCcattatgtgatttttttttcttaaaaatttgttttcttcgAGCTAATGCACTtaataagcagaaaatacaagttTCACTGTTTAAGATTAGCAACAGCAGGCTAATTAACCATGGTAGTTGCATAACACCAGCTAACGTAAATGAAACATCAGTTTTAGtcacatgaaacaaaacagtccCTTTATTTGTGGACCGCACCTGCAATATATAACTTGTGTAAGTACTTCTGTGGGTATGTTTAAGGGAGCAAGAACAAGTGAGAAAAGGAATTTGAGGGAAAGCATTTGAAGCAAGTTGCCTAGCTCTGTAAAACAGTAATCAAACgattttaaaagcttcattAAGCTGCCTTCATGCTGTTGATCTGCATGGTATTTGGTAGGCATGCATAAatactgcagcagctgaaacagTTTTTTCATCTTGCCTATTGGAACATTCTGGTTGTGTATTTTTTCAAGATACAGTGTGTTGGGAATTTTCACGGAAGGCGGTGTGTTTTCCCTCAATCACTTTTGGCGTTTGTACTTTCTAGGTGTTCTCCAGTGCAATAGCACCCTCTTGTGTGTGTGACATGGTTTAAATTGGGAGCTCAGAGAGACAATTGCAGTGGCTTAACAACCTACCAGCTGTTGTGGTGACCAACTAACTTATTTGGACATGAAACTGAGCATATTTTACCCAGCATTTACCATGGGCTGACTTCATATTTATTGTGTATGAGCCAAGCCATGGCACTGCGTTAAGTTGGTGTAACTCACGTGGGTATTTGAGCTTGAAGAATGAAAATTCCCTGAGTTTGGGAAGATTGGAATGTCACTGAGTTTATAAAACCATCTTACGGAACATCTTGGCTGGGTTAAGTAATTATGTGAACACACTTTTATTCATGCAGTGCCTCAAATCAAGAATCCTGTGTGGGATTCTTCCACTGAGGAGGGCCAGCTGGAAATCTGGAAACTAAGAagtgtggggtttgttttgacAGAGGAAAGCTGTTATAGGTGGAACATGTTGCACAGTATTTGAGCTGATGACATATTTGCTACTTGGTGTAGGGCTATATAATTGAACAGCCAGAAAGATGCTGAATGCCGATACACAGCTGATCTTACGTTCCCCTACCCTTCCACCCTATTTTATGTTCCTTGAATAGGGAAGGGAATGCTGGCACCAGTTTGGACTCAGagcttcagcagtgctgttttTGCTTCACAGTAGTAGTCAGTGCTTTTAGAAGCAGTGATCGCGTAATTTGAGTCATGATTTTAACTTTGTTACATGTGGGTAACTTTTAAAAGGTATTCttcaattaatttaaattgtAAGGAGAGGTGAAGTAAAtgcatctcaaaaaaaaaagtttattacaCATTTACAATTGAAGATTTCTCTTAATTCTTGatctaaatattttaaggaataAAATCAAAAGTTGATGAGCTAAAAGCAGCCTATGATCGAGAAGAATCTCCCAACCTGGAAGAATATGAGCCCAATACAGTAGCCAGCTTGCTGAAACAGTACCTACGAGAACTGCCTGAAAATTTGCTTACCAAAGAGCTAATGCCCCGCTTTGAAGATGCTTGTGGGAAGAGCACAGAAGCTGAGAAAGTTCAGGAGTGCCAGAGGTTGCTGAAAGAGTTGCCCGAGTGTAACCACCTCCTAATTTCTTGGCTGATTGTGCATATGGACCATGTTATTGCAAAGgaactggaaacaaaaatgaacaTCCAGAATATTTCTATAGTGCTCAGCCCTACTGTCCAGGTACGTGCACTACGCTGCAAGGGTCAGAGCAGAACT includes the following:
- the RALBP1 gene encoding ralA-binding protein 1 isoform X1; translation: MTECFLPPTSSPSEHRRVEHSGGLARTPSSEEISPTKFPGLYRTGEPSPPHDSLHEPPDIVSDDEKEHGKKKGKFKKKEKRTEGYAAFQEDSSGDEAESPSKLKRSKGIHVFKKPSFSKKKEKDFKIKEKPKDEKHKEDKHKEKKSKDLTAADVVKQWKEKKKKKKPIQETEIPQVDVPSHRPVFGIPLSDAVDRTMMYDGIRLPAVFRECIDYVEKYGMKCEGIYRVSGIKSKVDELKAAYDREESPNLEEYEPNTVASLLKQYLRELPENLLTKELMPRFEDACGKSTEAEKVQECQRLLKELPECNHLLISWLIVHMDHVIAKELETKMNIQNISIVLSPTVQISNRVLYVFFTHVQEFFGNVTLKQVTKPLRWSNMATMPALPETQESIKEEIRRQEFLLNCLHRDLQAGIKDLSKEERLWEVQRILTALKRKLREAKRQECETKIAQEIASLSKEDVSKEEMNENEEVINILLAQENEILTEQEELLAMEQFLRRQIASEKEEIDRLRAEIAEIQSRQQHGRSETEEYSSESESESEDEEELQVILEDLQRQNEELEIKNNHLNQAIHEEREAIIELRVQLRLLQRAKAEQQVQEEEEPEKRGGVSQQQRDSVLETKAAKEQPKASKEQQVKPSPSKDRKETPI